The following are encoded in a window of Bradyrhizobium sp. WBOS07 genomic DNA:
- a CDS encoding glycosyltransferase family 1 protein, protein MRILVATDAWHPQVNGVVRTLTKLADAAEGLDVEGSGVAFTFLTPQSFRTFAMPSYRDVRLAMPRPARIARLIEEARPDSIHIATEGPIGLMVRRYCRQRRLPFTTSFHTRFPEYVRARVPVPGSLIWRALRRFHAPSRAVMAATPALACELAERGFDNVVLWPRGVDTKVFHPRVIDLCLPAPVFLSVGRVAVEKNLEAFLDLDLPGTKVIVGDGPARAALEEAYPDAIFLGEKHGEALADIYAAADVFVFPSKTDTFGLVLLEALASGLPVAAFPVKGPRDVIGDAPVGALDHDLRNACFAALDISRQDCVEFAANYTWEASARAFVDNIQAVGAVLPGRDGTEQPRFVA, encoded by the coding sequence ATGCGCATCCTGGTCGCGACCGACGCCTGGCACCCGCAAGTCAACGGTGTGGTTCGGACGCTGACCAAGCTTGCGGACGCGGCTGAGGGGCTTGATGTCGAGGGTTCCGGCGTTGCGTTCACCTTCCTGACGCCGCAATCGTTCCGCACCTTCGCGATGCCGAGCTATCGCGACGTGCGCCTGGCGATGCCGCGCCCGGCGCGCATTGCCAGGCTGATCGAGGAGGCGCGCCCGGACAGCATCCACATCGCGACCGAAGGGCCGATCGGCCTGATGGTCCGCCGCTATTGCCGCCAGCGCCGGCTGCCGTTCACGACCAGCTTCCACACCCGCTTTCCCGAATATGTCCGCGCCCGCGTGCCGGTTCCGGGCTCGCTGATCTGGCGGGCGCTGCGCCGCTTCCATGCCCCCAGCCGTGCCGTGATGGCGGCAACGCCTGCGCTCGCCTGCGAGCTGGCCGAGCGCGGTTTCGACAATGTCGTACTGTGGCCCCGCGGCGTCGACACAAAGGTGTTCCACCCGCGCGTCATCGACCTCTGCCTGCCGGCACCAGTGTTCCTGTCGGTCGGCCGCGTCGCGGTGGAGAAGAATCTCGAAGCGTTCCTCGACCTGGATCTGCCCGGCACCAAGGTGATCGTGGGCGACGGCCCGGCGCGCGCCGCGCTGGAAGAGGCCTATCCCGATGCGATCTTCCTCGGCGAGAAGCACGGCGAGGCCCTGGCGGACATCTATGCGGCGGCCGACGTGTTCGTGTTCCCGAGCAAGACCGACACGTTCGGCCTGGTGCTGTTGGAGGCGCTGGCGAGCGGCCTGCCGGTCGCGGCCTTTCCGGTGAAGGGGCCCCGCGACGTGATCGGCGACGCCCCGGTCGGCGCCCTCGATCACGACCTGCGCAACGCCTGCTTCGCGGCGCTCGATATCTCCCGGCAGGACTGTGTCGAATTCGCCGCCAATTACACCTGGGAAGCCTCGGCGAGGGCTTTTGTTGATAACATCCAGGCGGTGGGGGCCGTGCTGCCGGGCCGGGACGGCACGGAACAGCCGCGCTTCGTCGCCTGA
- a CDS encoding caspase family protein encodes MFRLKPFLMTAGLVGSLFGFTCGPVSAQVAPVQPAPTALQGPEQRVALVIGNANYQSAPQLANPDDDAQSIAQFLNSAGFEVVAATDLTQNDMLRVVQDFSAKVASRGPNTVAMVYYAGHGVQLAGENYLVPVDAKVSSPTELVNNSVRLVDVMSTLETIPSRMRIVILDACRNNPFPEVNDAGRGLAIVDAPNGSIVGYSTAPGAEALDGTSGHSPYTQAFLNVAREPNVPIEQLFKRVRLQVNQTTSGAQIPWESSSLTSDFTFFGDTAVAANRAPVKAPVVQMASNLPSRSTRQAYDYVVSEGRPEYYQEFIRMYPHDPLCDHVRWLLNNIMISQAWHKTVLANSPVAYKSFYDSYGNSPYAQVALKLQAQPKQIPLMQATKFLAPQTIAPTIKIGNLGQPKYMPLLQQGNGGGQLDGNLPIVQKPIDGNVIGKPGNGGQIVNLPAGNNNQQNGTPSQTPGKIVTLPAPTTTNKGGIGKIVTLPATSNKPDGGNVNGKPGKIVSMPVNVGKGGSTIDAKPVVQTQNQPIRVNNGNTGIVKLNNNPVNKVQNNVQTNRPQLNTMPSRMVNSNSNFRQSMNQAPSMSNGGNRRSGFMR; translated from the coding sequence ATGTTCCGCCTAAAGCCTTTTTTGATGACGGCCGGCCTCGTGGGAAGCCTGTTCGGCTTCACCTGCGGGCCCGTTTCCGCGCAAGTCGCCCCGGTCCAGCCTGCCCCCACCGCGCTGCAAGGCCCGGAGCAGCGGGTGGCGCTGGTGATCGGCAATGCGAACTACCAGAGCGCGCCGCAGCTGGCGAACCCCGACGATGATGCCCAGTCGATCGCCCAGTTCCTGAATTCCGCCGGCTTCGAGGTGGTCGCAGCGACCGACCTGACCCAGAACGACATGCTGCGTGTCGTCCAGGACTTCTCCGCCAAGGTCGCTTCGCGCGGTCCGAACACGGTGGCGATGGTCTATTACGCCGGCCACGGCGTGCAGCTCGCCGGCGAGAACTATCTCGTTCCGGTCGACGCCAAGGTCTCCAGCCCGACCGAGCTCGTCAACAATTCAGTGCGCCTCGTCGACGTGATGTCGACACTGGAGACGATCCCGAGCCGCATGCGCATCGTCATCCTCGATGCCTGCCGCAACAACCCGTTCCCTGAGGTCAACGACGCCGGCCGCGGCCTTGCCATCGTCGATGCGCCGAACGGCTCGATCGTCGGCTACTCGACCGCGCCGGGCGCCGAGGCGCTCGACGGCACGAGCGGCCACAGCCCGTACACGCAAGCCTTCCTGAACGTGGCGCGCGAGCCCAACGTGCCGATCGAGCAGCTGTTCAAGCGCGTCCGCCTGCAGGTCAACCAGACCACCAGCGGCGCGCAGATCCCGTGGGAGAGCTCCTCGCTCACGTCGGACTTCACCTTCTTCGGCGACACCGCTGTCGCCGCCAACCGCGCGCCGGTGAAAGCGCCGGTGGTGCAGATGGCCTCCAACCTGCCGAGCCGTTCGACGCGCCAAGCCTATGACTACGTCGTGTCCGAGGGCCGGCCGGAATATTATCAGGAGTTCATCCGGATGTATCCGCACGACCCGCTGTGCGACCATGTCCGCTGGCTGCTCAACAACATCATGATCTCGCAGGCCTGGCACAAGACCGTGCTGGCGAACTCGCCAGTCGCGTACAAGAGCTTCTATGACAGCTACGGCAACAGCCCGTATGCGCAGGTCGCGCTGAAGCTGCAGGCGCAGCCGAAGCAGATCCCATTGATGCAGGCGACCAAGTTCCTGGCGCCGCAGACCATTGCTCCGACCATCAAGATCGGCAATCTCGGCCAGCCGAAATACATGCCGCTGCTGCAGCAGGGCAATGGCGGCGGTCAGCTCGATGGCAACCTGCCGATCGTGCAGAAGCCGATCGACGGCAATGTCATCGGCAAGCCCGGCAATGGCGGCCAGATCGTCAATCTGCCGGCTGGCAACAACAACCAGCAGAACGGCACGCCGTCGCAGACCCCGGGCAAGATCGTCACCCTGCCCGCGCCGACCACCACCAACAAGGGCGGCATCGGCAAGATCGTGACGCTGCCTGCGACCAGCAACAAGCCGGACGGCGGCAACGTCAATGGCAAGCCGGGCAAGATCGTGAGCATGCCGGTGAACGTCGGCAAGGGCGGCTCGACGATCGACGCAAAGCCGGTCGTTCAGACCCAGAACCAGCCGATCCGCGTCAACAACGGCAACACCGGCATCGTGAAGCTCAACAACAACCCGGTGAACAAGGTGCAGAACAACGTGCAGACCAACCGTCCGCAGCTGAACACGATGCCGAGCCGCATGGTCAACAGCAACAGCAACTTCCGGCAGTCGATGAACCAGGCGCCGAGCATGAGCAATGGCGGCAATCGCCGCAGCGGCTTCATGCGCTGA
- a CDS encoding ABC transporter permease → MDSDPKLERIAKGNALALCATGTWTASFAPALERMVADAEKLAGGPQSIFIDVSEVAKLDTFGAWLIERLRRSLTQGAVEAQIAGLSANYSSLVDEVRRVRAGAVVDSSPITIAGMLEQIGRTVAGLAGTVAGLVDMLGAVLAAWFRVLIHPRSFRLTSTVHHMEQVCWRAVPIIVLITFLIGCIIAQQGIFHFRRFGADIFVVDMLGVLVLREIGVLLVAIMVAGRSGSAYTAELGSMKMREEIDALRTMGFDPIEVLVLPRMMALVLALPILAFLGAMAALYGGGLVAWLYGGVEPEAFLLRLRDAISIDHFIVGIVKAPVMAAVIGIVACVEGLAVQGSAESLGQHTTASVVKGIFFVIVMDGVFAIFFASIGM, encoded by the coding sequence TTGGATAGCGATCCGAAGCTGGAACGGATTGCCAAGGGCAACGCGCTGGCACTTTGCGCCACTGGGACCTGGACCGCGAGCTTCGCGCCGGCGCTGGAACGGATGGTCGCCGACGCCGAGAAACTCGCCGGCGGCCCCCAAAGCATCTTCATCGACGTCTCCGAAGTCGCCAAGCTTGACACTTTCGGCGCCTGGCTGATCGAGCGGCTGCGCCGCAGCCTGACCCAAGGCGCGGTCGAGGCCCAGATCGCAGGGCTGTCCGCCAATTATTCCAGCCTCGTCGACGAGGTGCGGCGGGTCAGGGCGGGGGCCGTGGTCGACAGCAGCCCGATCACCATCGCCGGCATGCTGGAGCAGATCGGCCGGACCGTGGCCGGCCTGGCCGGGACGGTCGCGGGCCTCGTCGACATGCTCGGTGCCGTGCTCGCGGCATGGTTTCGCGTGCTGATACATCCGCGCTCGTTCCGCCTGACCTCGACCGTGCACCACATGGAGCAGGTCTGCTGGCGCGCGGTGCCGATCATCGTGCTGATCACCTTCCTGATCGGCTGCATCATCGCCCAGCAAGGCATCTTCCATTTCCGGCGGTTCGGCGCCGACATCTTCGTGGTCGACATGCTCGGCGTGCTGGTGCTGCGCGAGATCGGCGTGTTGCTGGTCGCGATCATGGTCGCGGGCCGCTCGGGCAGCGCCTACACCGCCGAGCTCGGCTCGATGAAGATGCGCGAGGAGATCGACGCGCTGCGCACCATGGGCTTCGATCCGATCGAGGTGCTGGTGCTGCCGCGCATGATGGCGCTGGTGCTGGCGCTGCCGATCCTGGCTTTCCTCGGCGCCATGGCCGCGCTCTATGGCGGCGGGCTGGTGGCCTGGCTCTATGGCGGCGTCGAGCCCGAGGCCTTCCTGCTGCGCCTGCGCGACGCCATCTCGATCGATCATTTCATCGTCGGCATCGTCAAGGCCCCGGTGATGGCGGCCGTGATCGGCATCGTTGCCTGCGTCGAAGGGCTTGCCGTGCAGGGCAGCGCGGAATCGCTGGGCCAGCACACCACGGCCTCGGTGGTGAAGGGCATCTTCTTCGTCATCGTGATGGACGGCGTGTTCGCCATCTTCTTCGCCTCGATCGGGATGTGA
- a CDS encoding threonine/serine dehydratase, protein MTEQLLPIGPADIDAAARVIAPYAIRTPLLSFPVLNERVGAKVFLKPEMLQRTGSFKFRGAFNKVFSIPQDKRAGGVVAFSSGNHAQGVAAAAKILDMQATIVMPADAPLSKRERTKSYGAEVVLYDRDKDDREAISRGIAEKRGATLVRPYDDPFVIAGQGTAGREIAEDMATLGLSPDIVVAPASGGGLIAGVATAVKARYPLAEIVVAEPEAFDDHGISLSAGHREPHGPAGRTICDALMALIPGEMTFAINSKLLARGVTASDAEVGAAVAFAYRELKLVVEPGGAVGLAALLAGRLDVAGKNVVIVLSGGNVDADLFAELVA, encoded by the coding sequence ATGACCGAACAGCTTCTCCCGATCGGCCCCGCCGACATCGACGCCGCAGCGCGCGTGATCGCGCCCTACGCCATCCGCACCCCGCTATTGTCCTTTCCGGTGCTCAACGAGCGGGTTGGCGCCAAAGTCTTCCTGAAGCCGGAGATGCTCCAGCGCACCGGCTCCTTCAAGTTCCGCGGCGCGTTCAACAAGGTGTTCTCGATCCCGCAGGACAAGCGCGCCGGCGGCGTCGTCGCGTTCTCCTCCGGCAATCACGCCCAGGGCGTGGCGGCGGCGGCAAAAATCCTCGACATGCAGGCGACCATCGTGATGCCAGCGGATGCGCCGCTGTCCAAGCGCGAGCGCACCAAATCCTACGGCGCCGAGGTCGTGCTCTATGATCGCGACAAGGACGACCGCGAGGCGATCTCGCGCGGCATCGCCGAGAAGCGCGGCGCGACGCTGGTGAGGCCCTACGACGATCCGTTCGTGATCGCAGGGCAGGGCACCGCCGGCCGCGAGATCGCGGAGGACATGGCAACGCTTGGCCTTTCCCCCGACATCGTGGTGGCACCGGCGTCCGGCGGCGGCCTGATCGCGGGCGTCGCGACCGCGGTGAAGGCGCGCTATCCGCTCGCCGAGATCGTGGTGGCCGAGCCCGAGGCGTTCGACGATCACGGCATTTCGCTGAGCGCGGGTCATCGCGAGCCGCACGGGCCCGCGGGCCGCACCATCTGCGATGCGCTGATGGCCCTGATCCCCGGCGAGATGACCTTTGCGATCAACAGCAAGCTGCTGGCGCGCGGTGTCACGGCTTCCGATGCTGAAGTCGGCGCCGCCGTCGCCTTCGCCTATCGCGAGCTCAAGCTGGTGGTGGAGCCGGGCGGCGCGGTGGGTCTTGCAGCCCTGCTGGCGGGACGTCTCGACGTCGCCGGCAAGAACGTCGTCATCGTGCTCTCCGGCGGCAATGTCGATGCGGATCTGTTCGCCGAGCTGGTGGCTTAG
- the dgcA gene encoding N-acetyl-D-Glu racemase DgcA: MTSTKFASLAARIERFPIAGSFTISRGAKTEAVTVMVEVSRDGLTGRGECVPYPRYGETPEATLAAIQAMQQAVADGISRQALQAAMAPGAARNALDCALIDLEAKAAGLRAWNLLERPVPGERTTAYTISLGAPEAMAEATAKAAHRPLLKIKLGGDGDPERIAAVRKVAPEAELIVDANEAWTEANLEANLAACAAVGVILVEQPLPAGRDEALARIKRPLAVCADESVHDRSSLAPLRERYDAVNIKLDKTGGLTEALAMADAAQALGFEIMIGCMVASSLSMAPAMLVTPQARFVDLDGPLLLARDRDHGLRYDGSLVYPPDASLWG; encoded by the coding sequence ATGACTTCCACGAAATTTGCCTCCCTGGCGGCGCGAATCGAGCGCTTCCCGATCGCGGGCAGCTTCACCATCAGCCGCGGGGCGAAAACCGAGGCCGTGACCGTCATGGTGGAGGTCAGCCGGGACGGGCTGACCGGCCGCGGCGAGTGCGTGCCCTATCCCCGCTATGGCGAGACGCCCGAGGCGACGCTGGCGGCCATCCAGGCCATGCAGCAGGCCGTCGCCGACGGTATCTCACGGCAGGCGCTCCAGGCCGCCATGGCGCCCGGCGCAGCCCGCAACGCCCTGGATTGCGCCCTGATCGACCTCGAGGCCAAGGCGGCGGGCTTGCGGGCCTGGAACTTGCTCGAGCGTCCGGTGCCGGGCGAGCGCACCACCGCCTACACGATCTCGTTAGGGGCCCCCGAGGCCATGGCGGAGGCGACCGCCAAGGCGGCGCACCGGCCGCTGCTCAAGATCAAGCTCGGCGGCGACGGCGATCCGGAACGGATCGCGGCGGTGCGCAAGGTCGCGCCCGAAGCCGAGCTGATCGTCGATGCCAACGAGGCCTGGACCGAAGCCAATCTGGAAGCCAACCTCGCCGCCTGCGCCGCCGTCGGCGTCATCCTAGTGGAGCAGCCGCTGCCGGCGGGCCGGGACGAGGCGCTGGCGCGGATCAAGCGGCCGCTCGCGGTCTGCGCCGACGAGAGCGTGCATGACCGCTCCTCGCTTGCACCCTTGCGCGAGCGCTACGACGCCGTGAACATCAAGCTCGACAAGACCGGCGGCCTCACCGAGGCGCTCGCGATGGCCGATGCGGCACAGGCACTCGGCTTCGAGATCATGATCGGCTGCATGGTCGCGAGCTCGCTGTCGATGGCCCCGGCCATGCTGGTGACGCCGCAGGCGCGCTTCGTCGATCTCGACGGCCCGCTGTTGCTGGCACGCGACCGCGACCACGGGCTGCGTTACGACGGCAGCCTGGTCTATCCGCCGGACGCCTCGCTCTGGGGCTGA
- a CDS encoding RbsD/FucU family protein, which produces MLKSIDPILTPDLLWLLASMGHGDDLVVVDANHPATHIARSTSSQWLIQLPGMTMETAVRAIMSVYPLDDFDPDPVRVMMPVDDADRVPEVQRAVLAEIERASGGPVSPGKLSRADFYRAAAAGFGVVQVGDSRGYGCFLIRKGVIS; this is translated from the coding sequence ATGCTGAAATCGATCGATCCGATCCTGACGCCCGACCTGCTCTGGCTGCTGGCCTCCATGGGCCACGGCGACGATCTCGTGGTCGTCGACGCCAACCACCCGGCCACGCATATCGCTCGCAGCACATCGTCGCAGTGGCTGATCCAGTTGCCGGGCATGACGATGGAGACGGCCGTCCGCGCCATCATGTCGGTCTATCCGCTCGACGATTTCGATCCCGATCCGGTGCGCGTGATGATGCCGGTCGATGATGCCGATCGCGTACCCGAGGTGCAGCGCGCGGTGCTCGCCGAGATCGAACGCGCCAGCGGCGGTCCGGTCAGTCCCGGCAAGCTCTCGCGCGCCGATTTCTATCGCGCGGCCGCGGCTGGTTTCGGCGTGGTGCAGGTCGGCGACAGCAGGGGCTATGGTTGCTTCCTGATCAGGAAGGGCGTGATCAGCTAG
- a CDS encoding major facilitator superfamily domain-containing protein 6, producing MQSESQIPIAASRKRRFAVSLALFYSAVFAVSGTHLPFFPVWLKAIGIDAAWIGLINALPAITRFTTLPQVTAFAEKRQAIRAAMMLSVLATAIGFTAVGLQQQPLALFLIYALTCMMWTPTMPLTDAYALRGVARYGLDYGPLRLWGSAAFAAGSLACGYLVDVIAARDLIWIIVAWAVVAVAASLLLQPLDDLRRKTAERHAGKALLRDAGFWAVIVSAALIQGSHVAYYTFSAINWQLHGISGLTIAGLWTLGVIAEIVVFALSPRFSLHPSTMIAIGGLSAVVRWIVTANEPPLALLAIVQLGHGFTFGMTIVGTMNLLVQRVPPHQIARGQGYYAACNGLLGATTSIASGAIYARIGDGLYYVMAAMAAGGALLIWSARHRLMAQPQSEASGG from the coding sequence ATGCAGTCCGAATCACAAATCCCCATCGCGGCATCGAGGAAGCGGCGATTCGCCGTCAGCCTCGCCCTGTTCTATTCGGCCGTGTTCGCGGTTTCGGGCACGCATCTGCCGTTCTTCCCGGTGTGGCTGAAGGCGATCGGCATCGACGCGGCCTGGATCGGGCTGATCAACGCGCTGCCGGCGATCACCCGCTTCACCACCTTGCCGCAAGTGACCGCCTTTGCCGAGAAGCGACAGGCGATCCGCGCGGCCATGATGCTGTCGGTGCTGGCGACCGCGATCGGGTTTACGGCGGTCGGCCTGCAGCAGCAGCCGCTGGCGCTGTTCCTGATCTATGCGCTGACCTGCATGATGTGGACGCCGACGATGCCGCTGACCGATGCCTATGCGCTGCGCGGCGTCGCCCGGTACGGGCTTGATTACGGGCCGTTGCGGCTGTGGGGCTCGGCGGCCTTCGCCGCCGGCTCGCTCGCCTGCGGCTATCTCGTCGACGTCATCGCCGCGCGCGACCTGATCTGGATCATCGTCGCATGGGCCGTCGTTGCGGTCGCGGCCAGCCTGCTGCTTCAGCCGCTCGACGATCTCAGGCGCAAGACGGCGGAGAGGCATGCCGGCAAGGCGCTGCTGCGCGATGCCGGCTTCTGGGCCGTCATCGTCTCGGCGGCGCTGATCCAGGGCAGCCACGTCGCCTATTACACCTTCTCGGCCATCAACTGGCAGCTCCATGGGATCAGCGGGCTGACCATCGCGGGCCTGTGGACGCTGGGCGTGATCGCGGAGATCGTCGTGTTCGCGCTGTCGCCGCGCTTCTCGCTGCATCCCTCCACCATGATCGCGATCGGCGGGCTTAGCGCCGTGGTGCGCTGGATCGTCACCGCCAACGAGCCGCCGCTGGCGCTGCTCGCGATCGTGCAGCTCGGCCACGGTTTCACCTTCGGCATGACCATCGTCGGCACGATGAATCTCCTGGTGCAGCGCGTGCCGCCGCATCAGATCGCACGCGGGCAGGGCTATTACGCCGCCTGCAACGGCCTGTTGGGCGCCACCACCTCGATCGCGTCAGGCGCGATCTACGCCCGCATCGGTGACGGCCTGTATTACGTCATGGCCGCGATGGCCGCCGGCGGCGCGCTGCTGATCTGGTCGGCGCGGCACCGGCTCATGGCTCAGCCCCAGAGCGAGGCGTCCGGCGGATAG
- a CDS encoding UDP-2,3-diacylglucosamine diphosphatase gives MGSYDVSDEGPERRFRTLFISDVHLGARGSQADLLLDFLRYHDADTIYLVGDIVDGWALKSSWHWPQSHNDLVQKLLRKARKGAKVIYIPGNHDEFLRNYYGTHFGGIDVVENTVHTGADGKRYLVIHGDIFDLVVQNARWLAHLGDKAYDFAIQMNRLVNFFRRLFKVPYWSLSQWAKQKVKNAVNYIGAFEQALAAEARRYDADGVICGHIHYAVIRDEGDIRYMNCGDWVESCTALVEHDDGRFEIITWADHLQKPAAVPQVAARAA, from the coding sequence ATGGGAAGTTACGATGTGAGTGACGAGGGCCCCGAGCGGCGCTTTCGCACGTTGTTCATCTCCGACGTTCATCTCGGAGCCCGCGGTTCTCAAGCCGATCTCCTGCTCGACTTCCTGCGCTACCACGATGCCGACACGATCTATCTGGTCGGCGACATCGTCGACGGCTGGGCGCTGAAATCGAGCTGGCACTGGCCGCAATCGCACAATGATCTGGTCCAGAAGCTTTTGCGCAAGGCGCGCAAGGGTGCCAAGGTCATCTACATCCCCGGCAATCACGACGAGTTCCTGCGCAACTATTACGGCACGCATTTCGGCGGCATCGACGTGGTCGAGAACACCGTCCACACCGGCGCCGACGGCAAGCGCTATCTCGTCATCCACGGCGACATCTTCGATCTCGTGGTGCAGAACGCGCGCTGGCTCGCCCATCTCGGCGACAAGGCCTACGACTTCGCGATCCAGATGAATCGCCTGGTCAACTTCTTCCGCCGCCTATTCAAGGTGCCCTATTGGTCGTTGTCGCAATGGGCCAAGCAGAAGGTCAAGAACGCGGTCAATTATATCGGCGCGTTCGAGCAGGCGCTCGCCGCCGAGGCGCGGCGCTACGACGCCGACGGCGTGATCTGCGGCCACATCCACTATGCCGTGATCCGCGACGAGGGCGACATTCGCTACATGAATTGCGGCGACTGGGTCGAGAGCTGCACCGCGCTGGTCGAGCACGACGACGGCCGTTTCGAGATCATCACCTGGGCGGATCATCTGCAGAAGCCGGCGGCCGTCCCGCAGGTCGCAGCCAGAGCCGCATAA
- a CDS encoding VOC family protein has translation MSETPRVGAFAIVPSNDLPAAIPFWERLGFARTGGDAGYVIMSGWGCEVHLTQAGDDPWRVPAHNPFGVFIRTPEVEAIAARVDDLIIRPGGVLRHREWGMYEFGINGPDGLLVRIGWPSALMRPAS, from the coding sequence ATGTCGGAGACCCCGCGCGTCGGCGCCTTTGCGATCGTTCCCAGCAACGATCTTCCTGCGGCGATTCCGTTCTGGGAACGTCTCGGCTTTGCGCGCACCGGCGGCGACGCCGGCTATGTCATCATGAGCGGCTGGGGATGCGAGGTGCATCTCACGCAGGCTGGCGATGACCCATGGCGCGTGCCGGCGCACAATCCCTTTGGCGTCTTCATCCGCACGCCCGAGGTCGAGGCCATCGCCGCGCGCGTCGACGATCTCATCATCCGTCCCGGCGGCGTGCTGCGGCACCGGGAATGGGGCATGTATGAGTTCGGCATCAACGGCCCTGACGGCCTCCTCGTTAGGATCGGCTGGCCCTCGGCGCTGATGAGGCCCGCTAGCTGA